A region of the Kribbella sp. NBC_01245 genome:
AGATCGAGACGCGATCGCGGCCCCGGGCGGTATCGCCGGTATGAAGCACCGGGCTCGCACGCTCACCCCTGAGGACCTGCGGATCGAGCGCCATCGGGCCAGGCGGCTGGCCGGGCAGCACGGGCTGCCGACCGCCGACCTGCGTTCGGTCACGCCGGCGGCGGAGGCCACGGCCCTGATCGACGAGGCGGCGGCCCGGTCGCTGACCGCCATCCCGCTCGAGCTCCGGGGCGAGGCAGTGCTGGTCGCGGTGGCCGATCCGGCGGTGGGAACCCAGGTCGCGACCGCGATCGGGCGGCCGGTGCTGCTGACGATCGCGTCCACGCCGGATATCCAGCACGCCATCGGCAACTCCTATCGGGCCCTGGCCGGCGTCGACTCGCGCGTCCGTCAGTTCGAGGCGATGTTCCGGCAGGAGTCCACCCAGGCGCGCGTCGCCGTCGCGAACGAGGGCGCTCCCGTCGTCCAGGTCGTCCAGCTGATCATCACCCAAGGCCTGCGCGACCGTGCCTCGGATATCCACATCGAGCCGCACGACGACCGGGTCCGGGTGCGCTTCCGGGTCGACGGTGCGCTGCGGGACCAGCTCGAACTGCCCGGGTCGATCGGACCCGCGGTGGTCAGCCGGATCAAGGTGCTCGCGAACCTGAACATCGTCGAACGCCGCCGGGCGCAGGACGGTCAGATCCGGATGGAGGTCGAAGGCCGTTCGGTCGACATCCGGGTCTCGACCGCCGCGGTGGTGGGCGGCGAGAAGGTGGTCTTGCGGCTGCTCGACCGGAGTCGTCCGCTGTACCGGCTGGAACAGCTCGGCATGCCCCCCGAGTTGGCCACCCGGTACGCCGGGCTCCTGCGGACGCCGTACGGCATGGTGATCTGCGCGGGTCCGACCGGCAGCGGCAAGACCACCACCTTGTACGGATCGCTCGGGGAGCTGGACAGTCCCGAGCGGAACATCATGACGATCGAGGATCCGGTGGAGTACTCGTACGCCTCGATCAACCAGATCCAGATCAACGAGGCGGCCGGGATCACGTTCGCGGCCGGGCTGCGGTCGATCCTGCGGCAGGACCCCGACGTGATCCTGGTCGGCGAGGTGCGTGATGTCGAGACGGCCCGGATCGCCGTACAGGCCGCGCTGACCGGGCACTTCGTGCTCTCCTCGTTGCACGCGACGGACGCGGCGGCGGCGCTGTACCGCCTGCTGGACATGGGGATCGAGAACTTCCTGGTCGCGTCGTCGGTGCTGGCGGTGATGTCGCAGCGGCTGGTTCGGCGGATCTGCCCGGACTGCCGTGAGTACTACGAACCACCTGCCGAGGAGATCGCCTTCCTGCGGGAGGCGGGCGGCGAGGTGCCGATCGAAGGGCTGGTCCGCGGAGCCGGTTGCAACTTCTGTGCCCGGACGGGCTATCTGGAACGGACCGGCGTCTACGAGTTGATGCCGGTGTCCGACGCGATCCGCGAGCTGGTGGTGGATCGCGCGCCACATGACGAGATT
Encoded here:
- a CDS encoding GspE/PulE family protein, translated to MKHRARTLTPEDLRIERHRARRLAGQHGLPTADLRSVTPAAEATALIDEAAARSLTAIPLELRGEAVLVAVADPAVGTQVATAIGRPVLLTIASTPDIQHAIGNSYRALAGVDSRVRQFEAMFRQESTQARVAVANEGAPVVQVVQLIITQGLRDRASDIHIEPHDDRVRVRFRVDGALRDQLELPGSIGPAVVSRIKVLANLNIVERRRAQDGQIRMEVEGRSVDIRVSTAAVVGGEKVVLRLLDRSRPLYRLEQLGMPPELATRYAGLLRTPYGMVICAGPTGSGKTTTLYGSLGELDSPERNIMTIEDPVEYSYASINQIQINEAAGITFAAGLRSILRQDPDVILVGEVRDVETARIAVQAALTGHFVLSSLHATDAAAALYRLLDMGIENFLVASSVLAVMSQRLVRRICPDCREYYEPPAEEIAFLREAGGEVPIEGLVRGAGCNFCARTGYLERTGVYELMPVSDAIRELVVDRAPHDEIRKTARYEGMRTLPEEAARLVQSGVTTVAEVVRSIYLAGS